The Filimonas lacunae genomic sequence GTAAGCTTATTATGGCGTTTAGGTCAGCTTTAGAAAACGCATTTATCTATTTAGATAACGCGTTCTTTTTTAAAGGCAACGCAATTACACGCATCTTTCATGCATACATCTCAAAAAATCTGTTTTACGGCGTGTAGCCACTTCCAGCACTGCACCATCTGTCATTTGCACCAAAAACTCATCTCCCTTATTCACCTTTACCAGGTAATTGAGGTTAATGATATGTGATTTATGTATTCTGTAAAAATGGTGAGGCAGCAGCATTGCTTCATAGTCGCGTAAGGTACGTGCCACCGTTATTTTACGGCCATTGGCTAAGGTAAACACACTGTAGTTGTTTTCGCCAAGCACTCTTACAATTTGTGAAACAGGGATAAAATGAACTTCGCGGGCACTTTGCAGCATAATGGTATCGGAAGCAATTTTATTTTCGGCGGGTAGGGTGTTGCGTTTGTCCACTATAATTTCAACACCAGGCATAAAACCAGAGAGCTTTTCAACAAGGCCACTGATGTCTTGTTGTTCTTCGTCAGCAACGATAACCTTTATCATAGTAATAGCTTTAACGCTTAAATATATTTTGTTTCCCAAAATAGCTCTATAACCTATTTAGGTTATAGCACTGTATGTACGATATATCTATGCTCAAAGCCTGTGCCTTAAGGAACACACTAGTGATTAATCACTATCGAATGCAGGATTGGTAAAAGGCAGGAATGATAAAAAAACCCTCCGTGTAAGCGGAGGGTTTTATAGGGCAAAAAGTATCACGAACTTATTTAGTGCGCTTTAAATTTGGGTGCGGAGCAGGTACTGAGTTAGGACCTTCTTCCGTAGTTCCCTGGAAGTCTACTGTGTTAGAATCACCTTCTTGACCGTAAGTGAAGATCAGGCGGCCTTCAGAGATACCTTGTTTTTCAACCAGGTATTTTTCAACTGCATTTACGCGATCCCAGCTTAATTGCTGTGCACGTTTGTCAGAAGCACCGTAACCGATGATTTTTACTTTACAAGTTGGGTTCGCATTCAGTTTTTCAGCTACGCTGTTCAGGATAGACTCACCGTCTTTGCTGATTTTAACTGAACCACTTTTGAACTGTAAGCTAGGCAGGTTGTTGATTGAACAAGCTGGTACCAGTTGTAAATTAGCGATTTTGTCGCGTAATTCTTTGCAGCACTCAGGCTCTGGACAATTACCAACGCCATCAGCGTTAACAGGGAAACATTTTTGAGGAGTCAGTAATTCCTTGTCTTTGTAGTCAGGAACACCGTCACCATCTGTATCTAAAGCACGACCGCGAGCGTCAACTGGTGCACCAGCTGGTGTGTTTGGCTCCAGGTCAAATTGATCAGTTACACCATCACCATCTGCATCAGGCAGAACTGGAGGAGGTAACTTCATGTGCTTTGGATTGTTCAACTCATTGTAGATGAAGTTGTTCGGGTTGATCCACCATAATGGAGCAACTCTCTTAGAGGAGTTTCCGATAGCCAGACCACCGCGGATTGCAGTGTAGCTATAGAAATCATTTGATTTACCAGCATTCACACCGTCCATGTCGTCAGAGAAAGGAACTGTAAGTCTTTCTTCAACGCCTAAAGACAGGCGAGAGCTCAGTTTGAAGGAAATACCAGCACCGAAGCTAACAGCGTGGCGGATCAGCTGGTTGTCGTTAACACGACCAACTGGTTCACGGTTACCGTTTGTTACAGGAGCATTGCTGTTATAACCGTTCATTTTGTCTTTCAGCGCCTTTTTGATGTCAGATCTTTTGCCACCAAAAGGAACACCTGTTAGGTTTGCACCGGTTAAGCTGTTGTCTACATCCACATCAGCAACAACTAAGCTATAACCAACGAAGGTATAGATGTTTGTTTTAGGATTGCCTCTGTAATGGCTTAAAGTGTTCAGAGACGCAATGAAATCCAGGTTACCCTGATGCGTTCTGTTTCTGTAGTTTGCTACATACTGTTGGTTTACTGCATAACCCAAAGCTGCTGCGGTTGCAGCATCTGCAGGACGAGTACGGTAATCCAAACCGTAGTTAAAAGAACCGGTGTAATCTGCTCTTACAGAGAAGATATGACCCAGTGATTTTCTTAATGATAAACCACCGCCGAAGCCTGGTCTAGCATCAATATCACCTGAAATGAATGAGTATCCACCGTGAAAACCTAATTCCCACATATCGCGCGGCTTAGCCGGGTAAGGGTATTGGTTGTTCGCGAACTCATTGTACTGAGGCAGGCGCTTGGTAGCAACCTTCGAAGAATCTTTCCACCAATCTGCGTTGGCGTCATTTTTTTGTGCAAACGTGGCCGACTGTACCAAACCTAAAAGGCCTAGTAACGCTGTGTACTTTTTGCTTGCCATAGGTATAATTTAATTTTTGTTTAAAACATTGAACCCTAAATAAAACTTGGCACGGCAAAGTTAACTATTGAGCTAAGAAAACCAAATTTTTAACGCTTATTTTGCCATACTCACTTGTTAATCAGACAGCAATTGCAGTGCCAATGTTGCTTTTAACATTTAATTTTTATCTAGTTATATTGCAGCCAAGTTTTGAAAATGGAAGCAGCACGCCGGGTTATATCAGCAGAATTGGAACTATTTGAGGCACACTTCAGGGAGGCTGTAAAAAGCCGTGTGGCCTTGCTGGACAGGATTATGCAATATATAGTGAAGCGAAAAGGCAAGCAAATGCGCCCTATGTTCGTTTTTTTAAGCGCCCGCCTGGGAGGGCCGGTTACGGATGCTACTTATCGCGCCGCTTCACTGGTAGAGTTGCTGCATACCGCCACATTAGTGCATGACGATGTGGTAGATGATTCCCTGGAAAGAAGAGGTTTTTTTTCTATTAACGCATTGTGGAAGAATAAGATAGCGGTGCTGGTAGGTGATTATCTGCTATCAAAAGGCCTGTTGTTATCCCTTGATAACGGCGATTTTGCCGCCCTCCAGATTTTATCGCGTGCTGTAAAAATGATGAGTGAAGGCGAACTGCTGCAAATAGAAAA encodes the following:
- a CDS encoding LytR/AlgR family response regulator transcription factor gives rise to the protein MIKVIVADEEQQDISGLVEKLSGFMPGVEIIVDKRNTLPAENKIASDTIMLQSAREVHFIPVSQIVRVLGENNYSVFTLANGRKITVARTLRDYEAMLLPHHFYRIHKSHIINLNYLVKVNKGDEFLVQMTDGAVLEVATRRKTDFLRCMHERCV
- a CDS encoding OmpA family protein, coding for MASKKYTALLGLLGLVQSATFAQKNDANADWWKDSSKVATKRLPQYNEFANNQYPYPAKPRDMWELGFHGGYSFISGDIDARPGFGGGLSLRKSLGHIFSVRADYTGSFNYGLDYRTRPADAATAAALGYAVNQQYVANYRNRTHQGNLDFIASLNTLSHYRGNPKTNIYTFVGYSLVVADVDVDNSLTGANLTGVPFGGKRSDIKKALKDKMNGYNSNAPVTNGNREPVGRVNDNQLIRHAVSFGAGISFKLSSRLSLGVEERLTVPFSDDMDGVNAGKSNDFYSYTAIRGGLAIGNSSKRVAPLWWINPNNFIYNELNNPKHMKLPPPVLPDADGDGVTDQFDLEPNTPAGAPVDARGRALDTDGDGVPDYKDKELLTPQKCFPVNADGVGNCPEPECCKELRDKIANLQLVPACSINNLPSLQFKSGSVKISKDGESILNSVAEKLNANPTCKVKIIGYGASDKRAQQLSWDRVNAVEKYLVEKQGISEGRLIFTYGQEGDSNTVDFQGTTEEGPNSVPAPHPNLKRTK